TGCCCGATCAACGGTGGCACGGCCGAAGATTTCATCGCGAATCTCGGCCTGACGCATGTTCGTTACGCGGTGACTTCCCATACCGGAGGCGCGGCAAGTGTGGCGGGTCTGGCAACTGCGGCGATGGCGGTTTGGTCGGGCGTCGCTCGCCATGTCCTCATTCCCGCGGGCTGGTGTGGGTACTCAGGTCCGCGTGCCCGCGGGATGGCATCGAGCGCGGACATGGCGATAGGCAAGGTTGTCCGGGATTATTACGCGCCACAGGGCGCGGTGTCGGCGGTGCACCAGTATGCGCTCGTGGCCGACCGCTACGTCCGCAAGTATGACGTGCCGCCTGAAGCGATGGGGGCGGTGGCAGTCGCGTTTCGTGCTAACGCGCAGCTCAACTCGAATGCGGTGATGTGCGGCCGTGAGCTGACGATGCAGGACTACCTCGACGCTCCACCGATCAGTACGCCGTTTCGTTTGTTCGATTGCAGTTTGGAGACCGACGGCGCAGCAGCGGTGGTGGTATCAGCGGCCGATCGTGCGGCTGACGGCCCGCACCGGCCGGTGTTTGTGATGAGTGTGGCCGAAGGTCGCCCATTTCCCGTCGATGAGTTCGCCAACAGGGCCGATCCATTGGAGATCGGGCTCGCCGAGGCGGCGCCGCGCGCGTTTGCCGACGCCGGTGTCGCCCCGTCTGATATCGATCTGCTCGAGGTTTACGACAGTTTCACTGTCAACGTGTTGCGGCAGATCGAAGCGGCCGGGTTCTGTAAGCCAGGCGAAGCAGCGGATTTTGTACTCGACGGATGTATCGCCGCGGACGGTTCGTTGCCGACGAATCTCAATGGCGGTTTGCTCTCCGAAGCGCACGTGCAAGGGATGAACAATCTGGTCGAGGCGGTGCGGCAACTGCGCGGGGGCTTAGCGGAGCGGCAGGTCCACAATGCGGAGTTGGCGGTAGTGACCGGTATGGGCGGCGGATGGGGTTCAGGTGCTCTCGCGATATTGCGTCGGTGACAGCGTTGTGACTGGCCGCTTCACAAGGGGCCCGATGTGAGGCGAACGGAAACGGATGTCGCAGCACCGCTGTTGCCATCCCTGGAAGGTCTCACGGCCCAGTTCTATGAGCATTGCCGACGTGAAGAGCTGTCGTTTCAGCGGTGTTCAAGGTGCGGCCGTTGGCGTCACGTTCCTCGCCTGACGTGTGCTGGCTGCGGCAGTAACTCCTGGTCTTGGCAGAGGTCGTCGGGCAGGGGAGTGGTATTCAGCCACACGGTTATTCACCGCGCGCTGCATCCCGGGTTCGACGAGGCCGTCCCGTTCGTGTGCGCCGTTGTCGAAATGGATGAGGGTGTGCGGATGGTGGCACGGATAGTGGACCTAGTTGCCGACCGGACGGCGGTGCTGGTTGATGCGGCCGTCGAGGTTGTCTATGTGCACGTCGCCGATGATGTTGTGCTGCCGGCATTTCGGCTGTCCGCTGCGGAAGTGCGGGGCGATGGCCGCCGCTGACGAGTTGCGCGATCGTGTCGGTGAGAAGATCCACTTTCGAGGAGCCGACTCGGTGACGCAGAACGACATCCGCCGCAAACTGGAGGTTTTCACCTTTTCCTGTCCGCTGCATGACGACGAGGCGGCAGCGAAGGCGCACGGGTACCTCGGCGTTGTGGCCCCGGTGACGATGACCCCGCTGTGGGGGCTGCCGCCGTATTGGGCACCCGGACAGCCCAGTCCCTATCGGGTCGACGGGCAGGAGATGACGGGCAACATCACCGACACGCTGGCTCTGCCATTCAGCCGATCGGTCAACGTCAGCAGCGAGTGGCAGTACCACACACCGCTGTACTTGGGGGACAGGTTGCAGGGGACTACGACGATCATCTCGGTAGAGCAGAAGCGCACCCGGGTGGGTACCGGAGTCTTCCTGCAATACGAGTCGGAGTACGTGAAGTTTTCGGGAGAACTGGTGGCGCTCAACCGAAATACCGTCTTCAACTACGACCCAGACGACGCCTCCAGGCCTGAGCCCGGCACTTCGGCCCGCGCCCAGCAGGGCGACCGAGGTCCCCGCACGCGCTCAGTGGATGATGCCGCTACCAGTGTCGACTGGAACACGCCACTTCAGTTCGACGACGTTACGGTCGGTGCGCAAGTGCGCGGACCGGCTCTGGCCCTGACCTACCAGCGCATTGTGATGAACATTGCCGCGGATCGCATGTTTTCCGGGATACACCATAGCGCCGCGGCCGCTCATGCCGCGGGGCTTGCCGACATCATCTTCAATACTCGTGGCCTGGAAACTCTTTTCGAGACCGGGCTTCGTCGCTGGATGGGCCTTCGCGGCAGGTTGGTGCATCTGGGTCCGTTCAAGATGAGTGCCTCAGTTCACCCGGGCGACGTCGTGCAGGCGCGATGGACGGTGACTGGCAAGCATGCCGAGGCTGGCGCAGAAACCGTAGATCTCGATTTCGGTGTCTTCGCCGGGGATCGGCAAGCGGTGCAAGGGATTGCCACCATCGCCCTCGATGGCAAAGAGCAAAGCTGATCAGAAGTTCGTAGGACAAGAAGGGGTCAAATGAGTGTTATCAAGGCGGACGTGGAGGTCTGCCAAGGCTACGCGAACTGTGTCGTTGCAGCGGCCGACGTCTTCGACATCGGTGATACGGGAACCGTTGTCATTCTTGATGACACGGTAACCGAGAGCGATGAGGCAAGGATCGTCACGGCAATTCGCAGTTGTCCCGTCTCGGCTCTACGTCTCGCAACGATTTGAGTGAGACGGCCGTGAACGTGCAAGTACCAGCGGGTGAGTGCGTCGACCATGGTTGAGACGAGTTGGTTCCCGAATGTACTTGCGTTTCAACCGGCATGAGTTCTCGTGTATTGCATCCTCAATCAGGATCTGGCTCCACTCGACGAGGTACGACGTGAGATCGACGCCTGGCAGACGCGGTGACGGTTTGTGGTGATCTGAGTTACGGCTGTCTCGGGGGTGGTTCGGGCATTACAGC
The window above is part of the Mycolicibacterium rutilum genome. Proteins encoded here:
- a CDS encoding thiolase C-terminal domain-containing protein → MNSLRDKACIVGVGHTAYRRDATESATDLGLQLEAAHAAIVDAGLSVGEIDGLICPINGGTAEDFIANLGLTHVRYAVTSHTGGAASVAGLATAAMAVWSGVARHVLIPAGWCGYSGPRARGMASSADMAIGKVVRDYYAPQGAVSAVHQYALVADRYVRKYDVPPEAMGAVAVAFRANAQLNSNAVMCGRELTMQDYLDAPPISTPFRLFDCSLETDGAAAVVVSAADRAADGPHRPVFVMSVAEGRPFPVDEFANRADPLEIGLAEAAPRAFADAGVAPSDIDLLEVYDSFTVNVLRQIEAAGFCKPGEAADFVLDGCIAADGSLPTNLNGGLLSEAHVQGMNNLVEAVRQLRGGLAERQVHNAELAVVTGMGGGWGSGALAILRR
- a CDS encoding Zn-ribbon domain-containing OB-fold protein, with the translated sequence MRRTETDVAAPLLPSLEGLTAQFYEHCRREELSFQRCSRCGRWRHVPRLTCAGCGSNSWSWQRSSGRGVVFSHTVIHRALHPGFDEAVPFVCAVVEMDEGVRMVARIVDLVADRTAVLVDAAVEVVYVHVADDVVLPAFRLSAAEVRGDGRR
- a CDS encoding FAS1-like dehydratase domain-containing protein; this translates as MAAADELRDRVGEKIHFRGADSVTQNDIRRKLEVFTFSCPLHDDEAAAKAHGYLGVVAPVTMTPLWGLPPYWAPGQPSPYRVDGQEMTGNITDTLALPFSRSVNVSSEWQYHTPLYLGDRLQGTTTIISVEQKRTRVGTGVFLQYESEYVKFSGELVALNRNTVFNYDPDDASRPEPGTSARAQQGDRGPRTRSVDDAATSVDWNTPLQFDDVTVGAQVRGPALALTYQRIVMNIAADRMFSGIHHSAAAAHAAGLADIIFNTRGLETLFETGLRRWMGLRGRLVHLGPFKMSASVHPGDVVQARWTVTGKHAEAGAETVDLDFGVFAGDRQAVQGIATIALDGKEQS
- a CDS encoding ferredoxin; translated protein: MSVIKADVEVCQGYANCVVAAADVFDIGDTGTVVILDDTVTESDEARIVTAIRSCPVSALRLATI